A stretch of DNA from Pseudomonadales bacterium:
GGCGACGATTCGGGCATCGCAGCCGATCAGTGGCAGCGTCTGCGGGACAGCGGTCTGATTCACGTGGTGGTGGTGTCCGGGCTCCATGTCGGCATCGTGACCGGTGCCGGGTTCTGGCTGGGGCTGATACTCATGCGGGGACTGCCTGTCCTGACCCGACGTATCGGTGTTCGGCGCCTGGCGATTCCCTTCGGGCTCCTGCTCAGCGGCATCTACGTCCTGCTCACCGGTGCCGCAGTGCCCGCCAGGCGGGCGTGGCTGTTCAGCGCCGTGCTGCTTTCCGGCATGGCGGGCAGTCGCCGGCTATCGCTGCCGGGTGTCTTCGGCCTGGTCATTCTCGTGGTCCTGGTCAGCCAGCCCCTGGTCGTGCATCAGCAGGGATTCTGGCTGTCCTTTATCGCGGTTGCCGCCCTGCTGCTGTACTTCAGTACACGGCAGTCGGGAAAGCAGTTCCGGACAGCGCAACTCATCACAGCGCAACTGGTACTCTGCATGGGGCTTTCTCCGGCCCTGGCACTTTTTCAGGGATCCATCCCGGTGACCGCCGCTTTTGTGAATCTTCTGGTGGTGCCATTGATCTCTCTGCTGGTACTGCCCGGACTGCTGGCCGCTGCGCTGCTCGCATTCTGGCTCGGGCAGCCGGCAGCCCTGTTGCTGTGGCTGACCGACAGGCTTCTCATGGTGACGGATCGCATCGCGGCGCTGGCTGCCGGGGTTCCCGCGCTGCAGGCGGTGCCACCGCCGGGATGGTCCGTGCTGGTGCCCCTGTCTGCGACCCTGCTCATGCTGTGCAGCCTGCCGCGGCGCTGGCTGCCGGTGATCGGGGCGGCCTGGCTTATCTGGCTGGCACAGGCGCCGGCACATCCGGAGCGGGGGACGTTCAGAATCACCGCATTCGATGTCGGCCAGGGCAGTGCCATTCTGGTGCAGACGAACCACCACAATCTGCTTTTCGACACCGGCCCCGTCTTCAACGGAGGGTTCAATCTCGGTGAGGTCGCCGTGGTCCCCGGCCTGGCGCGTCTGGGCGTTGCCGGACTGGATGGACTGGTGGTGAGCCATGCAGATACGGATCACAGCGGTGGTCTCGAGGCGATTCTGAGTGCTCTCCCTGTGCAAACGGTCTGGGCCTCATTTCCCCTGGAAAACGACGGTGCGGCGCGCGGTGTGGGGCAGAGCATGGTCGGTACAGCGGCGCTGTGCAGCGCCGCTGTGTCCTGGCGATGGGACGGTGTCGATTTCGCCTTCCTGCATCCGGGATCGGAATCGGGCCTGAGTAACAATGATCGCTCCTGCGTGCTGCTGATTCAGGGCGGAAAACGGCGGGCCATTCTGGCAGGTGACATCTCCCGGCGTGTGGAGTCGCGTCTGCTTTCCCGTGGGCTGGGTCCGGTGGATCTTCTGATGGCCCCTCACCATGGCAGCCGCAGTTCGTCTTCCCCGTCCTGGGTTACCGGTCTTACTCCAGTGATCGTGTTTGTCAGTGCACCCCGGCGCAGCCGCTTCGGGCATCCGCACCCCGACGTGGTGTCGCGCTATCAGGCGGCAGGCGCGAAGGTATATGTGACGGGTTGGAGTGGCGCATTGAGCTGGTCGAGTGCAAGGCCGGGGCAGGTGCGCCAGCTGCGGATCGAGGAGCCTGCCTACTGGCGGGCGCCGGTACTGACTGCGACTGCGCGCGCGTCATCCAGCCGGTGAATGGTGGCGCGCAGGTGCCGCACCAGGTCGTCCTTTTCCTCCGCGTTCAGAAAACGACCGACTTCCAGCCGTTCCTTCCGGCAACGCAGCGAGATGCGCTTGCCATACCAGGGATGCCGCGACGCCGTCACCTGAAACCGGGCGAAGTAACGGTCGAAGGTCCTGCGCTGGGTAGGGGCGCGGATGCCGCTCTCGTAGATCAGTTCCCGGTCGGTGAGAGTCAGAACTTCGGTTGTGTGGGTGCGCCGCACACAGTAGTAGAGGCAGGCGAGCAGCACGCTCATTTCGAGCACGGTGAAGGGCAGAATGACCCAGATGCCCTTGAAGCCGAAGGTGACTGCGACCGTGAGAGAAACCACCATAAGCGTGCAGACAAACCAGGAATTGGCTCTCCAGCTCCAGGAACGGTTGGGCTGCAGCACAATGGTGCCGGTATGGATCTGGTCGTCAAACCGGCAGCTGATCATTCTGCACCCTGGAGCCGGGACCACTCCAGCGCCTGGCCTGCCAGGTTGCGCACCTGGTCGTCGACGAAGGTCGAGTCTTCGATGTCCCGTCGCCGGTTGATCCAGCGACAGGCGCGGATCCGGCCTTCGGCCGGTTTGCGGAACCTGCTGTCGTCGACGGTCACCAGGGCATAGAGCCTGGCCACGGCTGCTTCCGGAAGGTCTGAGGTGGCATCGGTTTCGAAACCGAGGAGTTCTTCGATTCGATTGAGTTTCAGTGCAAAGAGGTGAGCCAGCTGGTCTTCCAGCGCGACCCGCCAGGGTTGCCCGACGGTGAGATACAGGCCTGGGAATGACCACTTGCCATGCTGCTGCACCAGCAGCAGTTCACCCCTGGGATTTACAGCCAGGGCGCTCACATGTACCTGATAGTAGTCCCGGCCGACCTCGAGTTCGGAGCGCAGACGCCCCACACTCTGCCAGAGATGACGGCCGGTCCGGTTCAGAAATTCCAGCCCCATACCCTGCTCGTCGATCCTGCGGACCTCGAGTTCGACGGTGGGGGTAGGTGATGCGTCCACGCTGTTAGGATTGAGTACTCTGAGCTTCAGTTTTGCGCCTGGACCGATCCGCTCGTCGCGGAACTGCAGATAAACACCGCCTTCCGATATGTCCCGTGCGACGCAGCGGCAGTGGCCAACCGCCGGGTGCTGCAGTTCGACCAGCAGCGGGAGTTGAATCCTTGGGTGCTTTCTCTGCTCCATGATTCCTTCAATTGGCGGCCGATAGGTAACTTTACTTAGCTGCTGCCGGTCAATCGAGCATTGAAATCCCGGAAGATGGCCGCATTTTAGAGCGCATCAGGATACAGAGGTAGTCTCATGCGATTCGACAAGATGACGGGTCGGCTGCAGCAGGCCCTGGCCGAGGCCCAGTCACTTGCTCTCGGGCGGGATCATACCGCGCTGGAGCCCGTCCACCTTCTGGCCGCCATGATGGAGCAGAAGCCAGGCACTGCCGGGCTTTTGTTATCCAAGGCGGGCGGTGATACGGACGCCATCGCCAGAGCGGTTCAGGACCTGCTTTCCAGTCTGGCCACACTGAGTTCGCCGACGGGTGAGATCGGCGCTTCGCCGGAACTCGCAAAGGTGCTCAATCTGGCCGACCGCAGTGCTCAGAAAGCGGGTGACAGCTATATTTCCTCCGAGCAGGTGCTGCTCGCGCTGCTGTCCGATTCAAAGATCGGCGCGCTGCTCAAGCGCCATGGCGTTACCGAACAGGCGCTCAAGGAGGCGATAGAGATGTCCAGAGACGGAAGCCCGGTGTCTGACCCGAACGCGGAGGAGAAGCGCGAAGCGCTCGACACCTACACCATCGATCTCACCGAGAGAGCGGAGCAGGGCAAACTGGACCCGGTGATCGGCCGTGACGATGAAATCCGTCGCACGATTCAGGTACTGCAGCGTCGCACTAAGAACAACCCGGTGCTCATCGGTGAGCCCGGGGTAGGCAAAACGGCCATTGTCGAAGGCCTCGCCCAGCGGATCCTCAACGGCGAGGTGCCGGAAGGACTGAAGAACAAGCGGGTACTGAGCCTCGATATGGGGGCACTGATTGCCGGTGCGAAGTTCCGCGGTGAATTCGAAGAGCGTCTGAAAGCGGTGCTCAGCGAACTCGCCAAACAGGAAGGCAACGTGATCCTCTTCATCGACGAGCTGCATACCATGGTCGGTGCGGGCAAAGCCGAGGGTTCCATGGATGCCGGTAACATGCTGAAACCGGCCCTCGCCCGGGGGGAGCTGCACTGCGTTGGCGCTACCACCCTCGATGAATACCGTCAGTACATTGAAAAAGACGCTGCGCTGGAGCGGCGCTTCCAGAAAATTCAGGTGGATGAGCCGACCCTGGAGGATACGGTCGCCATTCTGCGGGGTTTGAAAGAACGCTATGAAATCCACCATGGTGTGGATATCACGGATCCGGCCATTATCGCCGCCGCACGCCTGTCGCATCGCTACATTACGGATCGCCAGCTGCCTGACAAGGCGATCGACCTGATCGATGAGGCGGCCAGTCGGATCCGTATGGAAATGGACTCCAAACCAGAGGCAATGGATCGTCTCGAGCGCCGGCTGATCCAGTACAAGATGGAAGCCGAAGCGCTCAAGCAGGAGGCGGATGATGCCAGCCGCAAGCGTCTGGAGGATCTCCATGCGGCAATTGCGGCGCTGGAGAAGGAGTACGCGGACCTCGACGAGATCTGGCAGGCTGAAAAGGCCACTCTGCGGGGTTCCCAGGAACTCAAGGAAGAGCTCGATGCTGCAAGGCTGGAGTTCGAAACTGCCCGGCGTGCCGGGGACCTGACCCGGATGTCAGAACTTCAGTACGGTCGCATCCCGGAACTGGAGAAGCACCTGGCCGCGGCCTCCGCTGCGGACAGCGATACCACCCGCACACTGCTGAGAAACAGCGTCACCGAGGAAGAAATCGGCGAGGTGGTGTCGAAATGGACGGGGATACCGATCAGCAAACTGCTCGAAGGTGAGCGGGAGAAACTGCTGCGTCTTGAAGCGGAACTGCATCAGCGTGTGGTGGGCCAGGAGGAGGCAGTGGGCAGCGTCGCTGACGCTGTGCGTCGCTCCCGGGCAGGACTGTCGGATCCCAACCGTCCCAATGGTTCGTTCATGTTTCTTGGCCCCACCGGGGTTGGCAAAACTGAGCTGTGCAAAGCGCTCTCACAGGTGCTCTTCGATTCCGAAGAAGCACTGATCCGCATCGACATGTCTGAATTCATGGAAAAGCACTCGGTAGCAAGGCTCATTGGTGCACCACCCGGTTATGTGGGGTATGAGGAGGGCGGTTACCTGACCGAGCGGATCCGTCGTAAGCCTTACTCACTCATCCTGCTCGATGAGATTGAGAAGGCGCATCCGGATGTTTTCAATATCCTGCTGCAGGTACTCGATGACGGTCGCCTGACCGATGGCCACGGCCGCACCGTGGACTTCCGCAACTGCGTGCTGGTGATGACATCAAACCTGGGCTCCGAGGCCATCCAGTCCCTCACCGAGCAGGGTCACCAGGAGCGCATCAAAGACACCGTACTGGGGATCGTGGGTCAGCATTTCCGTCCTGAGTTCATTAACCGGGTCGACGACATCGTTGTCTTCCATCCCCTCGACCGGGCGCAGGTGGCGGAGATCGCGAAGCTGCAGTTCGACATTCTGCAGAAGCGGCTGGCGGATCAGGACATCGAAATCACCCTGACAACCGAGGCGGTCGGCAAACTGGTGGACGAAGGGTACGACCCCGTGTACGGCGCGCGTCCGTTAAAGCGTGTCCTGCAGAAGCGCATCGAGAATCCGCTGGCCCAGAAGATACTGGCAGGTGAATTCCCGCCGGGGTGTGCGGTGGAAGTGAGCTGGGAAGATGGTGCCTTCCGCTTTGACAGGGCGCAGCTGGCCAGTGCGGCACGCTGAAAGGCATCGCGATCACCCGGGACCGGGCGGCTCCGGCAGGCCTGCAGCTGAAGCCGCGGCCGCCCGCACCGTCTTAAACCAGCTATTGTATGTATATACAGTAGTGCTAGACTGGCGCAAATGGTCACCATGACTGACAAGCCGGCTGATCCGACCGGCACCCGCATGGACAGGAAGCCAAACGGGAACCCGGACGGGAAACGGCAATCCTCGCTCCCCCTGTTCGATGATCCCCTGATGGCGGTAATTCCGGCGGCAACTCCGGCTCCAGGCTCGGTGAAAACCGGATCGCGCAGGCGCACAGACAATGCCCAGGCGGAAAACGGCCACCTGCTGGAAGCCCGGCGTCTCGCGCGGCGGATGCGCCGTCTCAGGAACCAGCGGGACGAACAGACCCGTACCGGGCAGGCCATCTGCCATCACCTCAAGGCCATGCTCACGGAGTCCCGGCCCCCTAACTGAGCCCGCTGGTCCATGTCAGCGGCCTGCAGTCAACTTGTCGCTGTCCCGTGAAACGTGTTCAATTTGCGATCCCTTCGCTGGCGCCCACTGGCCACATCATTAGGATTCGCAGGTCGAAAGCTGAACCACATGCCCATGATCAAAAAATGCCTTTTCCCGGTTGCCGGCTATGGCACCCGGTTCCTCCCGGCAACCAAGGCCATGCCGAAGGAGATGCTCCCGATTCTCGACAAGCCGCTTGTGCAGTATGGCGTCGAAGAAGCGGTACAGGCGGGCCTGACAGAAATCGGCTTCGTCACCGGTCGTGGCAAGCGCGCCATCGAAGATCATTTCGACGTGAGCTACGAGCTCGAGCACCAGATCGCCGGGACCGGCAAGGAAAAGGCCCTGGATGGTATCCGGGATCTCATCAACGCCTGCACCTTCTCCTACACCCGGCAGATCAACATGAGTGGTCTGGGTGATGCGGTTCTCAAAGGTCGGACGCTCGTCGGCGACGAGGCTTTCGGCGTGGTACTGGCAGACGACCTCTGCCTGGGACCGGGCCCTGATGATGGCGTACTCCGGCAGATGGTCGGACTCTATAATCAGTTCCGCTGCAGCATCGTGGCCATTGAAGAAGTCCCTGCTGATCAGACTCAGTCCTACGGGGTGATTGCCGGTGAGGCAATGAGTGATCGGCTGTTCCGGGTCACGGATATGGTCGAGAAACCGGCACCTGACAAAGCGCCCAGCAATCTGGCGATCATTGGCCGTTACATTCTCACACCGGACATCTTCGACATTCTCGCCAGCACCCAGCCAGGTAAGAATGGCGAATTGCAGATTACCGATGCACTGCTTACCCAGGCGAAGCAGGGGTGCGTAATCGCATACAAGTTCAAGGGGCGGCGTTTTGACTGCGGTTCGGTGGGCGGTTTCGTTGACGCCACCAACTATTTCTATCAGCGCAAGTACGGAAAAGGCTGTTAGTTTGCAATCTGCCCAGGACATCGCTCTGGCTGACATCCTCGCTCGGCCCACCCGGGCCAGAGTGCTTGATACTCCGATTCCGATTGACGCTCTGCCGACACCCGCGCTGCTGCTAGATGAGGCGCGTTTCGAACGCAATGTCTCGAAAATGGCCCGCTATCTCAACGGCAGGAACAAGGGTTTCCGGCCCCATGCGAAGACCCACAAATGCCCGCTGATTTCCGCCCGTCAGATGGCGGCAGGTGCTGTGGGTGTCTGCGCTGCGAAGGTCTCGGAAGCGGCCGTACTCGTTCACGCGGGTATCAGTGATGTGCTGATCACCTCACCGATCGTCTCGGCACAGAAGGCGGAACTGATTGCCGACCTTGCTCGCAGAGCACGCGTGGATATCGTTGTGGATTCAAATGACGGCCTGGATGTACTGCTGGATGCGTTACCTGCACAGGCACAGCTCGGCGTGCTGATCGACGTCGATGTCAGCATGGGTCGGACGGGTACCCGCTCCGAGGCTCGGATGCTCGAACTGGCGACGAGGATCAGCGACGACCCCAGGACCAGATTCCGGGGAATACAGCACTACGCCGGTCAGGTGATGCATATCGAAGGCTATGCGGCCCGCCGGGAACGATCCCTCACACTCTGGGAGTCCGTTGCCGGATCGGTAGCGCTGCTGACCCGGGAAGGTTTTCCCTGCGAGGTGGTTACCGGCGCGGGCACCGGCACCTACAACATCGACAGTGATGTGGAGGTGATAACCGATCTGCAGGTGGGCAGCTATATCTTCATGGATCAGGAATACCTTCTGATCGGCGGGGCGGAGAGCGAGCGCTTCGACGATTTCGAAGTGGCACTGTCGGTGGCTTCTTCCGCCATCAGTCAGCCGCTGCCGACAGCGATTACTGTGGATGGCGGGTTCAAGGCATTTGCCTCTGATTCGGTTAATCCTGAACCCATGGATCTGGCCGGAGCCCGCTTCCGGTTCGGTGGTGACGAGCATGGCATACTGCTGCTCGAGAAAGGCACTCAGCAGCCGCTGCTGGGCAGCGTGCAACGATTTGTGACCCCCCATTGTGATCCGACTGTCAATCTGTACGATGCCTACTGGGTGCATCGCGATGGTATGGTGCACGCCCAGTGGCCTGTCGCGGCCCGGGGCTGTTCCTGGTAGGCGCAGGTGCGGTTTATCTGCGGATTCCGCATGCGGATGCAGGGGACACAGCAAAGGCAGATCGACTGGATGTCGATCCTGAACCGAAGGCCCGCTGCCACAGCGGGTTGGAGAGAAGACGCAGCGCCGAATCGTACTCGAACGCATCGTACTTAAAGAAGATGGAGATTTTTTAGTGCTTGAGATCGTGCAGTCCGGTGGCTGGCTGATGGTGCCGATTCTGTTGTGCAGTATCGTTGCGGCCGCCATCAGCGTTGAGCGTCTGTGGACGCTGCAGCGTTCCCGTATCACCCCTAAGAATCTGCTTGCTCAGATCTGGAGCGCAGTACGCAGCGAAGGTCTGGACTCCCAGAAGCTTCGTGAACTCAGGGCAAACAGCCCGCTGGGTCAGATTCTGGCAGCGGGGGTTGGCAATGCCAGGCGCGGCAGGGACGTGATGAAGGAGGCCATGGTGGAGGCCGCCAGTCAGGTAGGCCACGATCTGGAACGGTATCTGACATCGCTGGGTATCATCGCTTCCATCTCACCACTGCTCGGTCTGCTGGGAACGGTGGTCGGCATGATCAAAGTTTTTACCGCACTGATGCTCGAGGGTGCCGGAAACGCCAATGTTCTGGCAGGCGGGATCTCCCAGGCTCTGATCACCACAGCCGCCGGCCTTTCTGTCGCTATTCCTGCGCTGATGTTCCATCGCTTTTTTCTCCGGCGCATCGATGAACTGATGGTGACCATGGAGCAGGAGGCTGGCAAGCTGGTGGAGATGCTGCAGGGTGAACAGGGTGAGGAACCACGCCTGTGAAATTTGCGCGGCGAGGGCGGCAGGAAGCGACTGTCGAACTGACACCGCTGATCGACGTGGTGTTCCTGCTGCTCATTTTTTTCATGGTATCTACCACGTTTATCCGCGAAACCCAGTTGAAAATTGATCTGCCGGAAGCCGCCGGTGAGCTTCAGGAGATCGAAGATGATGTCATCGAGATCACAGTGGATCGCCTGGGTGACTATGCGGTCAATGATCGACTGCTTGTGAACAACGACATCCGCACGCTCATCAGAGCACTGGAGGATGCGCAGAAGCATCACTCCGGCAGCTCTTCCCGGCTCATCGTGACTGCGGATGCAAATGCGACGCATCAGGCTGTGGTTCGTGCGATGGACGCCGCCGGCAAGGTTGGTATCAGCCGAATCAGTATCACTACTCAGCAACCAGCAGAAGAGTGATCGAAGCGGACAAGCAGGAGACCTCCGAGGCGCAGGATCCTGCGCTGATCGACCCCACTCCCAGGGAAACCTGGCAGACCTACAAGCGCCTGCTGGGATACGTGAAACCCGACTGGTTCATCTTCCTCATCGCAGTCATCGGATTCCAGATGGGCAATGCGGCGGAAGCCTATTTTGTAAAGATGTTCGGCGATCTCATCGACAGCTGGCCGACAACGGCGATGCTCATACCCATGATGATGTTCGTAGCGGCGCTGGGCCGGGGTATCGGTGACATCATCGGTGAACTGCTGCTGAGTCGGATTTCCTTCAACGTCGTGCACACTCTGCGCACCCAGCTTTTCGATCAGTTTCTGCAGCTGCCCAGCGCATTCTTCGATGCCAGTTCCCAGGGCCATCTGGTCTCCCGTATTACGTTCAATGTTGCTCAACTGCGCGACACCGGCACTGAAGCGCTGAAATCCATCGTCCAGGATGGTGGCAAGCTGATCGTGTATTTCGGAGCCATGCTGTATCTGAGCTGGAAGCTCACACTGATATTCGCGGCAACGGCACCCATAGTCGCCGTGGTGGTGGCCTATGCGAGTCGCAGATTCCGTCGCATCTCCACGAGGATCCAGAATTCCATGGGGGATGTCACTCATGTCGCCTCCGAGACGGTAACCGGCTATCGGGTAGTGAGGATCTTCGGAGGCGAAGCCTATGAAAAGGACCGGTTCCACCGATCCAGCCACTATAACCGGCGACAGAATCTGAAGATGGTGGCAACCAAGGTGACCAGCACCCAGGTCATTCAGATCTTCATAGCAGTCGCGCTTTCACTGCTGATTGCATTGCTCTTCCAGCCCAACATCGGCGGCCATCTCAGTACCGGCGAGGTGGTGACTTTCCTGGGTCTGGCTGGTCTGCTGGCGAATCCGATCAAGAAGCTGACCGAGGTGAACGCCAGGCTGCAGCGTGGACTGGCAGCGGCACGGGATGTCTTCGGACAGCTCGATCAGACTCCCGAATCCGACCGTGGCAGTTATGAGGCGGACCGGGTGCAGGGCCGCATCGAGTTCCGCAATGTGAGTTTCGCCTATCAGAACAGCAAAGGACCCGTGCTGCGCGATCTCAACGTGATGATCGAACCGGGGCAGACCGTGGCCCTGGTGGGTCGATCGGGGAGCGGTAAGTCCACGCTGGCGAGCCTGATCCCGCGCTTCTACGAGCCCCAGCATGGCCAGATACTGCTCGATGGCCGGCCTGTCCAGGATTACACCCTGTCCTCTCTGCGCAGGCAGATCGCTCTAGTCACCCAGCAGGTGACGCTCTTCAATGACACACTGCTGAACAACATAGCCTATGGCGGCCTGGCCGGTGCCAGCGAATCGGAGATTTCCGAGGCGGTACGCCGTGCTCACGCGGACAACTTCGTCGAGGATCTGCCTGAGGGGCTGCAGACAGTTGTCGGTGACAACGGTGTACTGCTTTCCGGCGGACAGCGGCAGCGGGTAGCCATCGCCCGGGCGCTGCTCAAGGATGCCCCGGTGCTGATCCTCGATGAAGCAACATCCGCTCTCGACAATACTTCGGAAAGATATATTCAGGCGGCTCTGGACGAAGTCATGCGTGGTCGAACCACACTGGTGATTGCCCACCGGCTGTCGACGATTGAGAAAGCCGACGTGATTCTGGTGATGCAGGACGGGCGGATCGTGGAAGTGGGCCCCCACGCCCGGTTGCTGGAACAGAAAGGCCTCTACGCCGAACTCTACAACGCGCAATTCGAAGACGAAGCGGTTACCGCTGCGAAAGACAGGAGTTCGCCTGCCGCAGAGCCACCAGAGAGGCGCCGGATCACCCGGCTGCCGGAATTCGAACCACGCTTCTCACCTCTGGTACGCGCCTGGTACTCCCAGTCGCGCTGGCCCCACCTCCTGCGACCGGCAGCCTGGCTTTTTCAGCGGCTGGCCAGCCGTCGACGTATGCGCTATCTCACCGGGAAACGGGAACGCTGGCGCGCTCCGGTTCCCGTTATCGTCGTCGGTAACATCACCGCCGGAGGCACAGGGAAAACGCCTTTTACCATCTGGCTGGTGAACCAGCTGCGGGACATGGGATTTACCCCGGGCATTGTTTCGCGTGGCTACGGTGGGTCGGCAAAAGGTCCGCTGCTGGTGACTTCGACCACGGCAGCTGCCGAGGCGGGTGATGAAGCGCCGTTGCTGGCGGCGCGAACCGGTGCCCCCGTGTACGTCTGTGCTGATCGTGTCGCGGCCGCGAAGTCCCTGCTGACGGAATCCGGCTGTGACATCGTCGTCGCCGACGACG
This window harbors:
- the msbA gene encoding lipid A export permease/ATP-binding protein MsbA is translated as MIEADKQETSEAQDPALIDPTPRETWQTYKRLLGYVKPDWFIFLIAVIGFQMGNAAEAYFVKMFGDLIDSWPTTAMLIPMMMFVAALGRGIGDIIGELLLSRISFNVVHTLRTQLFDQFLQLPSAFFDASSQGHLVSRITFNVAQLRDTGTEALKSIVQDGGKLIVYFGAMLYLSWKLTLIFAATAPIVAVVVAYASRRFRRISTRIQNSMGDVTHVASETVTGYRVVRIFGGEAYEKDRFHRSSHYNRRQNLKMVATKVTSTQVIQIFIAVALSLLIALLFQPNIGGHLSTGEVVTFLGLAGLLANPIKKLTEVNARLQRGLAAARDVFGQLDQTPESDRGSYEADRVQGRIEFRNVSFAYQNSKGPVLRDLNVMIEPGQTVALVGRSGSGKSTLASLIPRFYEPQHGQILLDGRPVQDYTLSSLRRQIALVTQQVTLFNDTLLNNIAYGGLAGASESEISEAVRRAHADNFVEDLPEGLQTVVGDNGVLLSGGQRQRVAIARALLKDAPVLILDEATSALDNTSERYIQAALDEVMRGRTTLVIAHRLSTIEKADVILVMQDGRIVEVGPHARLLEQKGLYAELYNAQFEDEAVTAAKDRSSPAAEPPERRRITRLPEFEPRFSPLVRAWYSQSRWPHLLRPAAWLFQRLASRRRMRYLTGKRERWRAPVPVIVVGNITAGGTGKTPFTIWLVNQLRDMGFTPGIVSRGYGGSAKGPLLVTSTTAAAEAGDEAPLLAARTGAPVYVCADRVAAAKSLLTESGCDIVVADDGLQHYALARDVEIAIVDGYRGVGNGLSLPAGPLREPVRRLQSVDWVVSNGRRSGLHDSELLMQVLALRFVQVAPQGGAVACEEFLQRHTVVNALAGVGNPARFAQTLLELGLDPLLTAYADHHRFDGSELEFDNDYPIICTEKDATKLRELSHLPENLFYLEIDVSIEDGSGGAGEAALRALLNGHGILQK